The DNA region aatatttaaattaaagTAATCTTTATTTTACTTGTATACTGAAGTTTATTATTAGTATCCTATAGGAAAAAGAATAAGGGCCCTCTTTGGATCTCTTCttaattttagtttttaaaatcTGTTTTACAAATCTATTTTGTAAATTTGTttttgagaaaataaaataaaaagaatttaTTTAGTTATTCAATTTTTGAAAACtgttttaaaaattaaaaaatgaaaaaatatgtttgatagTATAATTTGTAAAAACTGTTTTTTTAATAATctatattttaaaaatctatattttaaaaatctattttactaaataaaaataattgtgatatattttttgaaaatattaaaattCAACTAATATACATTTAAgtttattaaaatatttttaataattaataataaaatatacAATTCACTTAATGTATAAAAGTTATATTTAAGTGTTGGTTTGAATATATATACGCAATTCATTTAATGTATAAAAATATACTATTCACTTAATGAAGATTAATTAGAGAGAATAATTGAGTGAgaattttaattttcattaacAATATATAAGGATTAACAATAGATTGAAAGTGAAATATTACAAATTAAAAAATATTGCAAGTAATTATTATAATCCGATTAATGAAACCGTATTTTTTTTCCAACTTACCTcaattgaaaattaaaaagtaaaactgaaaattgaaaatcaaaacatATTTTGATAGTTTCAGTTTTTTAGATTTTAAAACACTGAATTTTGAAAGCGTTTTTAGAAATAGTTTTGAGAAACAAATGTATTAAACAAattttttgtttttcaattttaaaaaatcataaaactgttttttaaaaccttttcaaaCGGACCCTAAGTATTTGAAAAAACATATTATACGTAAATGAAGATAAAACTGTGGGCTTCTCAAGTGTTTTGGAAATGGGAAAAGTTTCTCCCCCTATAATTCCAGTCCATGTAGTTTGAAGCCTAATACAATTACTTAAATCATGCTAAATTCATCAACTTTTCCTGAAACCAACTGAAATTCATCATCACATACTATGTATGAGATACTAAATTCATCAACTTTCCATGAACCAACTGAAATTCATCATCACATACTATGATATACTAAATTCATCAATTTTCCATGAACCAACTGAAATGATGCCTATACATTTGGAACTGCTTAACAAAAAACATGAAGGATCACTAGGTCAAAAAATTCTCTAGAAGGCACTTGAATCTAGTTTATAGATAGTAGATACATATTCACATGTGTGAGCAATAAAAGTTTGTAGTTTCACAAAACCAACTTGGTTGGCTAGCATCTTTCAAAAATCTTGTATAGCTTTTCCAATGAAGCAACCTGTAAAAAAATAGAAAGGAGAAAATGAAAACTTGCATGTTTCCTCACTCTACTTCACTAAgattatattaaaaataaaatcagtAACTCTTAGCTTAGTGGCTCATGCCAAGCATAGGAAAAAGTAAGAGATTGGTAATTGATCCGGTGCTAGATTATTTGATGTTTCATAGAAAATTTAAAAACAAGAGGCTAGATTATTTGATGTTTCATATAAAATTTAGACACAAAACTTCGCTGGCTCAATTTGAAATTTTGAAGTAGCATTGGTAATCATCAATAATATAATTGAACCTGGCctataattaaaattttataatCAAACTAATAGCAAAAGCATTTTTTTCTCGAATAGAATCACACACATTACCTTAACAAATGTTCCATTAGTAGCCATAGAAGCAGGTGGTTTGAAAAAAAGTCTCAAGGACGGAAAAAGCACATGTTGTACTGACCATTCACGCTGGGCCCATGCTGTTTCAGCTTCAGAAAGTAGTTCTTGTTCAACATTGTTGTCAATAACATCACTCTCTGAAAACAAAATTCACTTCCTTCATAACCAAGTAACATTCATCAAAAACTTTAATGGAAGAATAGTCTATTTTAGAACATCCCCTGATGAAGTTTTCTCAATAAAAGTTTCCATAGATCTTTCCCAATTAAGAACCAACAAGTTTGTAGGTTTTGTGATGAAAATTTGAATCAAGTTGAATTGTTCAAGCTTTTACAATCCAACAAACATGGTAAATGAGCATTAAATCACAGCATGCAGTATCGGAAAAAAAAATATATGCAATATGCTGAGTACAAGGTTGAAAAGCATTGAGAGTGAACAATGTGTGTTCTGTTCCTAATATTTTTGTTTTCCATTTTGTTTAAGTTATAAGAAAAATAGAATTGATAAATGAAGAGGCGGATGTAATTGTGAAGAGAGTTCTATAGAGTGGAAGCAAAATATTGTGATACAGCATAAAACATCTGCAGGTTCGTATGAACTCAGCAATTATAATGTGACACACCGCATCCAAAACTTAATAAGAATAGTTCCAAAACTTATCTCCCACAAAACCTAGTTAGGTAGGTTATTATTTTTCTCTACATTGAGAGTGTATGTATTTCAATGATAATGATGAGTGTGGATATGTATGCACATATATGAGTGCGGGTGATCTAGAAAGTGACAAGCATAAAGTCCATACCAGTAATATCACAGGTATTCTCCGGAGCACAAGTGTCGAACAGTTTCCTCTTCTTGTAGAAAAGCATTCCCTCACCAGATGGATTGGGCAACAACGGTGGATGCAGAGCATAGAAACTTCCTAGAGCAGCTGAAACTGCCTGAATGCAGTTCCTTTCATCTTCCCAATCAACCTATCATCAAAATGCATACCACAGTTTTCAACATCTGAAGAAAAAAATGTGAACGGAAAACACTGCCTGTTCAGAATTAGCAAAAGGCATGCACTTAAATGTTTGGTTGGCAAAAACTCTAATGGAATAACAGCTAGATTAAAAAGATGTTTGCTCCCAAAAAGTGTAATCAGGATGCAGAGACAGCGTGCAGATGGTGTGACAGTATTTATCATTTTGGAGCAAAACTGAATTCAGGCAACATATAAATAGCTGATAATATTACCAACATGACAGACATTTACATGAGGAAAACAAATTTGCGGAGAATTCTCCATAAACAGCTTAAGAGATGGAAGATAGAGTTTTATGACTAACATCATTGCCTAAACTAAGCACGAACTCAGGGATGCGATCCATGTCAGGAGTATACTGATCAAGTATCACAGGAAGTCTACAGATATTTCCATGATCATCAATATTAATGCCAAAATACTCCTCCAGCATTGCAGCCTTTTCTTTCAGCAGATCTGTGTTCATCTGGAAAATAGGAAAAAAGATACCCATAAATATGCATAAAGGAAGATACAAAAACAAAGTATCAAATGAAAATATGCATGTCCAAGATGTTAAATTTCCAACATTGACATTAGCAATCGAATTGCATTAAATAGTCCACCATTAAATTTAAATTCTAAAGGAGCCGGAGTAGTCATCTGAAGATAGAtgtaaaataatttttttatagtGAGACCAACATAATTAAAAGTAGTTGATGTGACAGTTTGAGCTTTGAGGTGCCAAATCTGAGGATGGTGCATCAGACGGTCTGAGGTGCCTCAGGTTGTCACATGAGGTGAGGTTGAAGCACCCCATTTCTGAGATGGTATGAAGAAGCATTTGACACTCCAACTAATAACTACCAGTTGTGCAGTGTTCATTTGATATCCATTGATCCTAAGTTATTACATACTTTTTGACCTCTAAAGGACCTATATTCTCAATGAGAAACACTGGAGCTAGAACTCTGCAAAATTTCAAGGGTCTGCAATAACACACAACCTAATCTAACTAACTAAATGAATAAGGGTTTATTTATCACTATCCTAAACTACAGGGTAAACAAAAGCTACAATTACTGGAGATATATACTATTCATAAAATTATGTTTGAAGATCAAATCCTAATAATTACTAATAAGATCAGAATTAGCAAATCATATCAATCCACATTTATTGTATTTATTCTGTATGCTATTATAAATAGAAGTGAGTGTAGTCTGATTTAGACACACGAATCCCAAAtttaacatggtatcagagcagaATTCGATCATGTGACTCGTGGGGTTCATTGTAGCAGCTTCCGGCGGCAAGTTGCAGCCACCAAAAAAGTTTTCCGGCAAGTTTTCCATATTTTTCAAGCGCTTCTGCATCTTTTTTCTGTCAGCCTCCCAAACAGTCAATTACTTCTTTACAACGACCCTCTTCAGGTTTTTCGTTTCCCAACTACACATCTTTTCTCCGGTGGACCTTTCTCCGGCATTATCACCAGTCACCGCCGTGATCATACTGTTGTCTTGTCATCAATCCAGCCACCTAAACTACACCATCATCGTTGCAGCCACGTGCCGCCCAGCTCTCTACTGCTGTCATCCTTTTGGCATGTCTTCAATTTCTGTCGTGCCTTGCTTTTGGCATGTCTTCAAATTCTCTGCCGTGCCATCCTTTCTACGTGTTTAGAATTTCTTCTGCTGTCATTCACTCTCTGCCAGTCAACATTTCTGTCCTGCTTATGTCAAGTTGTGTATGTTCACTGTAATTCATCCAGTTATTCTCTTTTCCATCAGAGTGTTTCTCCTTGCATCCAATTGTGATTCAACCAGCTGCGCCTTCTTTGATGAGACTCGTCTCCAAAAGCCATGGTAGTTAAAATCCCAATTCAAATTGTCAAATCCCACGATTGTGACTATGCTTTCCCTCAACGATTGAGTAGACGCGTAATCTTATTTTGGTCAATCAAAATCGGAATGGGGAAGTAAAATCGTAAATTGTGGAAGTGTAAGGGGCACCGGCACTTAAGGAATTAAATATAGTAATAACGTCTAGGAAATTGCGTAATCAATTCTTTAAAAGTCTAAAAAAATGTTATTTTCAACGTAACTTTCTTTTTTTGATTCCTAACAAGTGCCTTAGCATCACCCTATTTATTATTAGAATTAGAATCAGTAAATCATATCAATTAGCTTTTATTGTATTATTCGATATGCTACTATAAATGGAGGTGAGTGTAGCCTAAGTTGGACACACATAATTACTATTTCAACAAACTAGAAGTAATAAAAAGCCAAAGTGAGATTACTTCTGCAATCTTCTCTTTAAATGTGTCATCGTCATTACTTTCTGAATCTAAATCCTCTTCCTTCAGTGCCAATATAATCAAGTCTTTCACGGGGGCTGGATCACTAAGCTGGATGGCATTGAAATGACCAAAACGGCTCAAAACTTGCTGATACATAAGCTCTTTGCTGCAAATGAAATAAGGacagactgacaatgatcaattTTCAAAAGCAATTAGATAGATGGCAAAAGATATTTATGTCACAAACATGCTCCATCATATAAGAGCTCATTGAGTCTGGAGTCTGAATACTGACAGGCCTGTTAACCTCGTTAACTTCCTTATTAATAACAAAAACTGTCAATAACAGAATAAATTAACAAAAGCAAAATGCCTACCTCAAGTTTACAACATTTGCAAGATAAAGATGAGTTTTATGCTGAAGCAAAGCAAAAACATCATCTGCCATTCCAACATATGTGCAGTGCTTTACAATGTCCAACATTCCTACAAGGTAGATCTTTGTTAATAACATTTTCCAAATCAACCTACATCACAGAACAGAGTTGGTGCAGCGGAAGGAGAGATTTGACCTTGAACCAGAAAATATTTGTTTCAGACTGATCACAAACAATAAGACCTCAAAGGTTTTAAATAGAATGCATAATAATATGGAAACTAGTAGTAAGCCAACATAAAAAGGGAAACTATTTTCAGAACATAAGAAAATACCTTATAATATCTTGGGTTTATATTAGAGCATCTTAGTTTATCTCTTAGGATTAATCTTAGAGTATCTCTTAAGATTATTGTCCATATTTCTTAAGTATTATCCCAATGAATAGGGGTTGGCGCTTAGTCTTTTGTATCAAACTAGTATTAAATCGTCATCAATAATATTACATCATCATCATATTCAAAGTTTTATTATAAAACCCATAACTTCAACAACTATGAAACTAACTAACTCGAAACATCAAAAGAGAACTCTTAGAATTTAGGTAGGGTCTAACTCAAACCTACAAAACTGGTTTGTATGGTGAGGGATGCCTCCCAATTCTAAACTCCTATTCAAGTCATATCTCATCCAATTTGGGACTCTTAACACGAACCAAAACTGAAACTAATTATAGGAAACTAGGAAAAGGATTATCTTATAACAGAGTAGAGATTAATGGTCACATGCCGCATCAATAGTCATCATTATGATTAATCTAGAAGCATACCAGGGTCATAGGTCTTATTGATCTCTTCAAGAAGCTCTTCTACGCTAGTGAGTTCTATAGAATCTTTtaggttccttctttgtctaACTGAGGACCTGACAATGTACAAATAAAATTCCAAATTCATACACTCCAATAATTACATAGGAGTCCAATATTTACGTATTACTAGCGCAATTGAGTGCACAAAATAAAACATGAATACAGtcaaataataattatttatCACAAATATTTAGAAATAACCAACTAATTCTAAAAGGATGACACTATACATGAGTCCCAGCATAAGTCTACTAGTTAAACATCAAATATAACCCAATCTCCCAAATAAGGGGAAGAAATTAGTTTAATAATTTAGTTGTTCTTTTAGTTAAAGTGTACAgttgaatatatatatatatatatatatatatatatatatatatatatatatatatatatatatatatatatattatatatatatatatatataatatatatatatatatatatactgtTTACTTTATTAGCTCATTGGGCTAGGAGTTCATTAGAATCAATTTACTAATCAATAGATTGATTGATAGATTATGCGGTTGTCTTTCCTAGCATACGCAAACCTGTACTCTGTAAATATTCTTGAGATATATGGAATAAAGCAATTCAGATTTCTGACCGTTTTCAATTCTTCTGTATTGTACCTCTCCCATTTCTATTTTTGCTTAAATGGTTTGTTTGCTTCAAGTTTATATAGTTTGTATAACTTGTAGATTCTATGCTTAAGAATGATAATAATTGCATGGATCAGTATAAAAAAAATGTTGAGATGCATAAAGTGCGTGAAGAGCACAAGAAGTTTCAATAGCAGACAATAAAAATAAAAGGGCATAGAGAAGCTTAAACATGCTGAAAGAAGTAAGAAGTTACAGCAAAGTGCAATTTGTGCATATgaaaatcaatttaaaaatgaatatTATCTTGTTAGATACAAAAATGTACAAGAAAAAAATCAGTCACCTTACTGCACTCAACGTGACATTCTTTTCTAGTTGTCCACTAGGCCTAACTTGCATGTAGGCATGTAATCTTCCTGCAGGATCTAATGAATCTGTTCTAATGAACTTATTCACTGGCACTTTCGGTGCTCTTGAGCCTATCATCGATAAAAGATGAAACACATTAGGAGTATAAACCGAAAACAAACATAAGGTATGCAATACAAAATGACAGGAACATTTCCCATACCCGGTGGGGTAGGGCTGAGATTATCCTCCTTGCTCTTATTAGTATGAGAAATAGAAGATTGTCCAGCTGTCTGCCACAAGTATGAGACAATACACAGAAAATACAAGTACTACATAAGACTGTGATTTAATAAAACATGAAGAAAAAAAGCAGAATCTGCACTTGTGTTTGACTCAACTAATTATATTGCTATAGTGCAAGCTGCAATAGTGAAGTTGAAAATGGTTTTGCATTCTAATCATTATCAAGGCTTCTAAAAAGAGACTACACTGTACATCCATGGTGTCGAATCGAGTAAGCACTAGTGATGAAAGTTTGGTGAAAGGAAAATCGTGGAAATTGTAAAAGTTGATTTGCAAACAGTTCAAGGAAAAGTTCACTCACTGCCAGTTTGTAAAAAAACAATTTCGCACCTGCCTTTTTTATCCATGCATCCAATTCAAGAAGGAAAAAGCAATATACTCAAAATCAGCAACTATTTCTAACTATATACTAAAAAAATAGAAAGTGTTGAGCATTATGGTGTAAACATACTTGATCTTGAAATGTCCGTGTTTCATTGGAACTTCTCAATGTTGATTCAATCACCGATTGTATCTTCTCAATGATAACTTCCTGATTTAAGAGGCTCACCTATATGCAAACAAACACACTGTTTTCCATAACAAAGAAGAAATAACTAATAAATGTAGTGTTTACAATTTTAACAAATGCTTAAACTCAATGCTAGTTACATAGTAGGGTAACATGGTATCAATCCCTTGGTAATAGAACTTTTATCCACACAATTTTTTAAATAAGATTGTTCCCTAGCTTGTTTAACAACTATCACTCTAGATTGTGTCTTTGTCCAACCTGTAAAAAGTCAAATTTCATAACAAGGTAAAGTGGGCCGGTGGATGCTTTTGGAAAAAAATGGGCCTATTTGTTGTCTACGCTTCAAGCATAGAGGGTTCTTGCAAGAGAGGATGTTTGATATAAACCCATTCATGAGCCTTTGTATAACAGACTAAGCTCTTGGGAGAGTTGGTTCATGACATGATATATCAGAAAACAAAGACTACCTAAAGCTTTATTCATTGTCTTGCAACATAAAttaatgaataaataaataaataataatacaAGTCAGGAGAAAAAATTGTCACTAAACCAGTATAAAATATGAGTAATTATGTTGAGAAAAGACTAAACCAAAAATCTGTTCAAAATTACAACAAATGAAAAAGAAAGTAAAAAAGAAATGGTTAACCAACTTGACAACATCATAAAAGATAAACGACATTGCCGGCTACATGGAACTTTGTTTGGGCAAGAAAGTGACTTCATAAATAATTATAACAAATAAAGAATGTGCTCTATACACAATCATATTCTTGATTACGCTCGTACCAACTTGACAACATCATAAAAGATAAACGACATTGCCGGCTACATGGAACTTTGTTTGGGCAAGAAAGTGACTTCATAAATAATTATAACAAATAAAGAATGTGCACTATACACAATCATATTCTTGATTACGCTCGTACCTCTCTTTTTGTTGGATGCACATTGACATCAATATTCTCAGGTGGTAAAACAATTGAAATATATATAAAAGGCTTAGATGCTTTAGGTAGTGTAGCTGCATAAACAATTTCTATAGCTCGCTTCAACGCAGACCACTCAACCAGTCTATCTGAGGAAAATAGAGAAGAAAACTTTCATGAGAATGTGTAAAGAATTAGTCATTAGCTTTCAGATTTCAGATTAAATATTAAACATTCTTCAATGAAAAAATTCAAGTAAATAAAATTAAGTACTTGAGCAGAATAGCTCGCTTTGATGTTTTATATAGCTAATGTATACCATTGATGAAAAGCACCATAGTGATTTTCTTGGCAGCATAGTTAGCATTAGACGCATAACCACTCATCTCAAAAACTGAAGAAGACGGATCATTGTCTGAAGCTTCAACTTCAACCAGATTGCGAGCAGCTGAGACCCCATAAACTGTTCTGATGGAATCAAGCCTTGAAGATGTGGCCATGGTGTGAACATCTGCTTTAACAGCTCCGTGCTGATAGTAACAGTAGTCGCAAATGGTCAACGAAAATTAATTAACATATATAACTCACAACACATGTGGCGATAAGAATGTATTGGTAAATAAGCTTAGTTTTATCTTTCAAGATACAAAAACCAACCTTTCTGCAAGAGAAACTGACATTAGTATGATGAATCGCAAACCGACTGACAACGTCTACTATCTTTGAGTAATCGTCTGAAGAATTTTGTAGTGTCTTCTTCCTTGCAGCCATGTTATAGAATAGATTCTCAACCTGACAGCACAAGTGCAGGTAGGCACGAGAACCTCAATCATTTAAATTcaaaatttaattccaaattgAGTGAATCACTAAATTAATCCCTGATATTGTAAAAGTCAGACAATTCTCAGATCTTAACAAAACTTCAAAAAGATCCTTAAAATGAAAATTTCCTCGATCACATTATCAGGAACTGAACTGACTAATCTAAAAGAACAAATGTGATCGAGATTCGAAAATTTCAAGAACCAAATTACTCGCCACCTAGAATTGACGATTAATCTTATCTCAATTGCTTATTTAGAAGAGCATGAGCACTTAAGTACAGCTTAGTTCCAAAAAAATCCTAGCATTTATAACAATTAGTAATCAACATACAATATCCTAATAAACTTCTACTTTGCTTTATTATATAGACCAATAATTAAAATCAAACATTAATGACAATATATAATATAAAGATAATATAGTATACCATTATTTGTGTTCCTTTTACAGCAGCACACGGTCTAGGTTCATGCTCCATGACGCCATCTCTATAGGATACTCTAAACCATAGTAAACAAAACTAAAATCATTAATCAATACTCAATATCATCATAATCAAACACATTATTCAAGCATATCTATTGCCATAAGATTTGTGACACTGTTTGGAGACTTAATTAAAACAGCTTATGACATTTTTCATAAACTTTTTCTAACTCATTTTTATAAATTCTTCAAGATAGCTAATGGAAATAACTTATAACATGTATAAAAACAATTTAAATTCATTTAATATTTTGTCATAAAAATAGCTTATGTGAACTTATTCATAGGCGTTTATTTTGATAAGCATCTTTACTATAAGCTGCAAATAAGTTGTTTATCCAAACAGGTCCTTTATCTATTGACGTAGAAACATGTGAGACTATTTACAAGAGCTTATGAAAACAACTTATGATACTTGCAAATGCTGTTTCCAGCTTATTTTCAAAAACTCTCCCTTATAATCTATATGAAAACAGCTTAAAGCTGGTCTAGAAGCCGTTTTCGATTCCATTGTATCTATTATAGAAATAACTTATACATAAGCATAAGTGATTATGTTTTTAAGCGCTTAATTTAATTGTTCATCCAAACAATGTCTTATTATACATGATTGAAAGAGAGAATAACCTGTAACCATGCAATTGGCCTTTGGTAATGGTAGTGACGGTTACGTGAGCAACATAGGTCATGCTAGCGAGAGCTTCTCCCCTAAACCCCATGGACTTGATGCTCTGCAAGTCCTCAAACGCAGATAACTTGGAGGTCGTGTGCCGCTCGCATAATATCGGAAGATCCTCGTACCGGATGCCGTGACCGTCGTCGGAGACTTGAATGAGTTTGAGGCCGCCGTCTTTGATGGAAAGGTTTATGGAAGTGGATCCGGCGTCAAGGCTGTTCTCGACGAGCTCCTTGACGGCGGAGACGGGACGCTGAATGACCTCGCCGGCGGCGATTCGGTTAACCACCGACTCGCTGAGTCGCTGGATTTTGGGTTGCTCTTCCATCTCCTCCGTCATTCGTACAGACAGGAAATGAAATTAGTTCGCGCGCGTGAGAGTGAAGCTGGCGGGAGGGAATCCATATcaattcatatatatatatatatatatatatatatatatatatatatatatatatatatatatatatatatatggaaaaTACAGTGGATAAGAGCTTCCAATGCGGCGGAGCCGGAGTGTACTTGTAAGCGGCAGAGCAGGAGTGTACTTGTAAGTTAGCACTTTGACGCTCACGTCAATAAATGAACTAATAGAGAGTATTTAAATTGTATTTGAAACTTCTGGTCTGAAATTGCGACATTAATAACAACTTCGCTATCTTTCACCCACAGAATGCGGACCATTAGATGTTCATGAGGCGTAAATCCCTTGTTGCAAGGTATAGGATAGTCCTATGGTAAGGAGAAAACTCTGAAAGCATAAACATGTACCTGGTCAAGGGGTTTTGACTTGAGACAAACTATCTTATGGTGGTCGGTTTAAGGGGATTATTGTTGGCCCATAATAGTTGCCCCTTAAAGCCTTCATGGTTGGGACAAATAGCTTAATCAGTGGACTGATAAGAGATTAATTCTTATTTAAAGAGATTGATCATTGTTAATCAGAACATGAAAGCACATTTTAGTAACATTAATAATTGATCAATTGATATAGTAGTAAGAAATATCAAAGCAGATATTTCCTCTCTAACTTCATTTCCCAACTCTGTATGTGTCTTCATGTACTCGAGGTGAGTTCCTGGTTAGATTATCCTTAGGGGGAAAATTCGTGTGTGGAAAACTAGGGTTTTGTGTACTAATAGCATGATCATGAGATTAGATGCTAATATTTATTCTACTTTCTAATTAATGTTGTATTGGAACTATGATTTGTGTTGTTGTTTTTTGATTGCGGTGTGAATGCTTGATGGTGTTAGAATATGATTGGATATGGTTTAGATGATTAGAGGTAGAAAAAAATGGGTTcaaaattgaattttttttggaAGAAAACTGAGAATTTCGGTTCATCCAGGTTTGATTCTAATAAAGTGTATTCTCTTATTCGAATCATAAAGTAATATTCTGCAGAAAAACATTTTGTTGGGATTGATTCGAATCATAGAGTAAAATTATGCAAAAAAACATTCTATCATAATTGATTCGAATCAGGAAATACACATG from Lathyrus oleraceus cultivar Zhongwan6 chromosome 1, CAAS_Psat_ZW6_1.0, whole genome shotgun sequence includes:
- the LOC127093173 gene encoding DNA mismatch repair protein MLH1 isoform X2, with amino-acid sequence MTEEMEEQPKIQRLSESVVNRIAAGEVIQRPVSAVKELVENSLDAGSTSINLSIKDGGLKLIQVSDDGHGIRYEDLPILCERHTTSKLSAFEDLQSIKSMGFRGEALASMTYVAHVTVTTITKGQLHGYRVSYRDGVMEHEPRPCAAVKGTQIMVENLFYNMAARKKTLQNSSDDYSKIVDVVSRFAIHHTNVSFSCRKHGAVKADVHTMATSSRLDSIRTVYGVSAARNLVEVEASDNDPSSSVFEMSGYASNANYAAKKITMVLFINDRLVEWSALKRAIEIVYAATLPKASKPFIYISIVLPPENIDVNVHPTKREVSLLNQEVIIEKIQSVIESTLRSSNETRTFQDQTAGQSSISHTNKSKEDNLSPTPPGSRAPKVPVNKFIRTDSLDPAGRLHAYMQVRPSGQLEKNVTLSAVRSSVRQRRNLKDSIELTSVEELLEEINKTYDPGMLDIVKHCTYVGMADDVFALLQHKTHLYLANVVNLSKELMYQQVLSRFGHFNAIQLSDPAPVKDLIILALKEEDLDSESNDDDTFKEKIAEMNTDLLKEKAAMLEEYFGINIDDHGNICRLPVILDQYTPDMDRIPEFVLSLGNDVDWEDERNCIQAVSAALGSFYALHPPLLPNPSGEGMLFYKKRKLFDTCAPENTCDITESDVIDNNVEQELLSEAETAWAQREWSVQHVLFPSLRLFFKPPASMATNGTFVKVASLEKLYKIFERC
- the LOC127093173 gene encoding DNA mismatch repair protein MLH1 isoform X1, with the protein product MTEEMEEQPKIQRLSESVVNRIAAGEVIQRPVSAVKELVENSLDAGSTSINLSIKDGGLKLIQVSDDGHGIRYEDLPILCERHTTSKLSAFEDLQSIKSMGFRGEALASMTYVAHVTVTTITKGQLHGYRVSYRDGVMEHEPRPCAAVKGTQIMVENLFYNMAARKKTLQNSSDDYSKIVDVVSRFAIHHTNVSFSCRKHGAVKADVHTMATSSRLDSIRTVYGVSAARNLVEVEASDNDPSSSVFEMSGYASNANYAAKKITMVLFINDRLVEWSALKRAIEIVYAATLPKASKPFIYISIVLPPENIDVNVHPTKREVSLLNQEVIIEKIQSVIESTLRSSNETRTFQDQAGAKLFFYKLATAGQSSISHTNKSKEDNLSPTPPGSRAPKVPVNKFIRTDSLDPAGRLHAYMQVRPSGQLEKNVTLSAVRSSVRQRRNLKDSIELTSVEELLEEINKTYDPGMLDIVKHCTYVGMADDVFALLQHKTHLYLANVVNLSKELMYQQVLSRFGHFNAIQLSDPAPVKDLIILALKEEDLDSESNDDDTFKEKIAEMNTDLLKEKAAMLEEYFGINIDDHGNICRLPVILDQYTPDMDRIPEFVLSLGNDVDWEDERNCIQAVSAALGSFYALHPPLLPNPSGEGMLFYKKRKLFDTCAPENTCDITESDVIDNNVEQELLSEAETAWAQREWSVQHVLFPSLRLFFKPPASMATNGTFVKVASLEKLYKIFERC